In a genomic window of Alteromonas gilva:
- a CDS encoding outer membrane beta-barrel protein, giving the protein MKNTVFLTSAALAFLFVPVPGTAATPDWRYLEGGYLSYDGDGGFDPDGLQINGKYSLDKHFYLNGEYGWAESRSADFTTLTLGGGYRLRLNPTTDVYVGANFERIDSDYYDNNGYSLVGGVRSFITPDIEVNGELGYLDIDEGDMTFKAGAYYYLNPQLAVGANYELMDDADVFQLSGRYVF; this is encoded by the coding sequence ATGAAAAATACGGTATTTCTGACCAGCGCAGCCCTGGCATTTTTGTTTGTTCCTGTGCCGGGCACAGCAGCGACGCCTGACTGGCGTTACCTGGAAGGCGGCTATCTGAGCTATGACGGCGATGGCGGTTTCGACCCCGATGGCCTGCAAATTAATGGCAAATATTCTCTCGATAAGCACTTTTATCTGAACGGCGAATATGGCTGGGCGGAAAGTCGCAGCGCCGACTTCACTACGCTCACACTCGGTGGTGGCTATCGGTTAAGACTCAACCCAACGACGGATGTCTACGTGGGCGCTAATTTTGAGCGCATTGATTCTGATTACTATGACAACAACGGCTACAGTCTGGTAGGCGGCGTTCGCAGCTTCATTACCCCGGACATAGAAGTTAATGGCGAGCTTGGCTACCTGGATATTGATGAAGGCGACATGACGTTTAAAGCGGGGGCGTATTACTACCTGAACCCGCAACTGGCCGTTGGCGCCAACTACGAATTAATGGACGATGCAGACGTATTTCAGCTGTCTGGCCGCTACGTATTTTAA
- a CDS encoding glucan biosynthesis protein, with protein sequence MPTTNRLLVLPAMLTANDHHQYGLRGSALLRRMLACVTMFLFGSAMALAEPVSENNLPPASAPILHSIINDARASAQQDYEMTDHNLADELKDMSYENYREIRFDSEDSLWRGVNNFEVQFFHPGFLYQQPVSIFTVGADNQAQPLPFSPQSFNYTGSAQPLAKVTKESDGYAGFRVHYPIKNKQYKDEFAVFLGASYFRLVGKEHVYGLSARGLAIDTGMPEGEEFPHFTSFWLIEPDDGDAMIIYARLESPSVSAAYKFTVMPGRQTTMQVESWLFAREDVTKLGIAPFTSMFLYGENTAVKPDDYRPEVHDSDGMVLRTSNGEQIWRVLTNPAQLQITSLSDNAPAGFGMLQRDTRFASYLDGEANYHQRPGLWVTPKTGFGEGRLELVEIPTQSETHDNIVAYWVPAEPLLSGESRYFAYQLDTVTGNKESTLATVVRTRQGAAVLPGEKNKQVKSRRFAVDFAVPENLKIEAEALNLAVETNQGQIHHARVYPVNDGNLLRATFLLTPQKAQPADMRVYLQQDNQLISEVWNYVYHAQ encoded by the coding sequence ATGCCAACAACCAATCGGTTATTAGTTTTACCAGCAATGTTGACGGCTAACGATCATCATCAATATGGTCTTCGCGGTAGTGCGCTGCTGCGCCGCATGCTTGCGTGCGTCACCATGTTTTTATTTGGCTCAGCCATGGCGCTGGCTGAGCCCGTCTCGGAAAATAATTTACCGCCCGCGTCAGCGCCTATTTTGCATAGCATCATCAATGATGCCCGCGCATCAGCGCAGCAAGACTACGAGATGACAGATCATAACCTGGCTGACGAGCTCAAAGACATGAGTTATGAGAACTATCGTGAAATTCGTTTCGATAGTGAAGACAGTTTATGGCGTGGCGTTAATAACTTTGAAGTGCAGTTTTTTCATCCCGGATTTTTGTACCAGCAACCGGTGAGTATTTTTACGGTTGGCGCCGATAATCAGGCGCAGCCTCTGCCATTTTCCCCGCAATCATTTAACTACACCGGTTCGGCGCAGCCGCTTGCTAAAGTCACCAAAGAAAGCGATGGCTATGCTGGGTTCAGAGTGCACTACCCGATTAAAAATAAGCAATACAAAGATGAATTTGCCGTGTTTCTGGGCGCGTCTTACTTTCGCTTAGTGGGTAAAGAGCATGTCTATGGGTTGTCTGCCCGTGGCCTGGCTATCGACACAGGGATGCCAGAAGGTGAGGAGTTTCCGCACTTTACATCGTTTTGGCTGATTGAGCCTGACGATGGCGATGCAATGATTATTTATGCCCGCTTAGAAAGCCCGTCGGTGAGCGCCGCTTACAAGTTTACCGTGATGCCCGGTCGCCAAACCACTATGCAGGTAGAAAGCTGGTTGTTTGCCCGGGAAGACGTTACCAAACTGGGTATCGCGCCCTTTACCAGCATGTTTTTGTACGGCGAAAACACCGCGGTAAAACCCGATGACTACCGCCCGGAGGTACACGACAGCGATGGTATGGTGTTGCGCACCAGCAATGGCGAGCAAATCTGGCGAGTGCTGACCAATCCTGCCCAGTTGCAAATTACGTCGTTAAGCGATAATGCTCCGGCGGGCTTTGGCATGCTCCAGCGTGACACCCGCTTTGCCAGCTATTTGGATGGCGAGGCCAATTACCATCAGCGCCCCGGACTGTGGGTCACCCCCAAAACCGGCTTTGGCGAAGGTCGTTTAGAGCTGGTGGAAATTCCTACGCAATCGGAAACTCACGACAATATTGTGGCGTACTGGGTGCCGGCAGAGCCCCTACTGTCTGGCGAAAGCCGTTACTTTGCTTATCAGCTCGACACTGTGACCGGCAACAAAGAATCAACGCTGGCAACGGTGGTTCGCACCCGTCAGGGGGCAGCGGTGTTGCCAGGCGAAAAAAATAAGCAGGTTAAATCCCGCCGTTTTGCGGTGGACTTCGCCGTCCCCGAAAATCTGAAAATCGAAGCGGAGGCACTTAACCTGGCGGTGGAAACTAACCAGGGGCAAATTCACCACGCGCGGGTGTACCCGGTAAATGACGGCAATCTGCTGCGCGCCACATTTTTGCTAACCCCTCAGAAAGCCCAACCTGCCGATATGCGTGTGTATCTTCAGCAGGACAATCAACTAATTAGTGAGGTTTGGAACTATGTCTATCATGCACAATAA